One Aegilops tauschii subsp. strangulata cultivar AL8/78 chromosome 7, Aet v6.0, whole genome shotgun sequence genomic window carries:
- the LOC141027529 gene encoding uncharacterized protein, with amino-acid sequence MPSNEVLLFMLEDRDSQNPICVYTPKIVSYQLLVPVPSDWTAPLDRQQRGPVKQQRGPVPTEHWTDSAAAGVPINSLLRAAARLDPEKLDFRLPSGLIDRTLAVDLPCFQRATSIALDLSPITLAVPAGADFPALETLSLARCSTDLDALLSCCPRLRTLRLSTASDIRVNSPSLQELVVCCETSVTRHVDIVAPALKQLAISLTAVDLSISVLAPMVEKVSWHCLYFGPRIVFGLWGLNKVQLQSAERQGEPSSLCIYACAVRPFYCSICSKL; translated from the exons ATGCCAAGCAACGAAGTCCTCCTTTTCATGCTGGAAGATCGGGATTCACAGAATCCTATCTGCGTCTATACTCCAAAAATTGTCTCGTATCAGCTCCTCGTCCCGGTCCCCAGTGACTGG ACAGCGCCACTGGACAGACAGCAGCGTGGACCCGTCAAGCAGCAGCGTGGACCCGTCCCCACGGAGCACTGGACAgacagcgccgccgccggcgtccCCATCAACTCGCTGCTCCGCGCCGCCGCGCGGCTCGATCCGGAGAAGCTCGACTTCCGCCTCCCCTCCGGCTTAATCGACCGTACACTCGCTGTCGATCTGCCTTGCTTCCAGCGCGCCACCTCCATCGCGCTGGACCTTTCCCCCATCACCCTGGCCGTGCCGGCCGGCGCCGATTTCCCCGCACTCGAGACGCTGTCCCTGGCGCGTTGCAGTACCGATCTCGACGCCTTGCTCTCCTGCTGCCCGCGCTTGCGCACGCTCCGCCTCAGCACGGCCAGCGACATTAGGGTCAACTCGCCGTCGCTCCAGGAGCTTGTCGTCTGCTGTGAGACCAGTGTGACACGACATGTCGACATCGTTGCTCCCGCGCTTAAGCAGTTGGCCATCTCATTGACGGCGGTGGACCTCAGCATCTCCGTCTTGGCACCAATGGTGGAGAAGGTCTCGTGGCACTGCCTATACTTTGGACCGCGTATTGTGTTTGGTCTTTGGGGCCTCAACAAGGTGCAGCTACAATCGGCAGAAAGACAAGGAGAGCCATCGTCGCTGTGCATTTATGCTTGTGCGGTGCGTCCCTTTTACTGTTCAATCTGCTCCAAGCTCTGA